The stretch of DNA TGCCGTCGACGGCGGCAATCAGCCGTATCGATGCCTATATGCGCAATGGCGGCACCGTGCTTTTCGATACGCGTGATCAGATCAGCGCATTGGACAATGGCGGCAATGTCAGCGCCAACGGTGAGAGATTGCAGGCAATCCTCACCAATCTCGACATCCCGCCGCTCGAGCCGGTACCATCAGATCACGTGCTGACGAAATCCTTCTATCTTCTGTCGAGCTTTCCCGGTCGTTATACGGGCAGCCCCCTCTGGATCGAGTCCCGGCAGGGCGGTCAGGGACCGAGCGAAAAATCGGCGGCGACGGCCGACGGCGTTTCGCCGATCCTGATCACCGGCAATGATTTCGCCGGCGCCTGGGCGATCGACGACAACGGCGTACCGATACTGCCGACCGTGCCGTCGGATGAAACGCAGCGCGAATATGCCTACCGTTCCGGCGTCAACATCATGATGTACATGCTGACCGGCAACTACAAGACCGACCAGGTCCATGTTCCCGACCTCCTCGAACGGTTAGGACAATGAGATGACCTTCGACTTTTCGCCCTTCCTGCCCTGGTCGGTTCTGGCTGCACTCGCGGTCGTCAGCGCTGTTATCGCCGCTTTCGCGATCTGGCGCGGCATTCGCGGTGCCTGGATCAGAACGCTGGCAGCACTCGCCATGTTGACCGCCCTTGCCAATCCTGTCCTGCTGCAGGAGGATCGGGATCAGTTGTCGACGATCGTCCCGGTTCTTGTCGATCGAAGCCAGAGCCAGCAGACGCCCGATCGCGTCAAGATGACCGACGATGCGCTTGCGGCCCTGAAGGGACAACTCGCCCGCTTCCCCCAGATAGAGCCCCGTTTCGTCGATGTCGAAGGCGACGTCAATTCCGACGTGCCGTCCACGCGTTTGTTCGACGCGCTGTCGGCCAACATTGCCGATGTCCCGCCCGCCCGTATCGGCGGCGCCATCATGCTGACCGACGGTGAAGTCCATGATGCTCCGGCCGCCAATCAGGCGCTTGGTTTCGACGCGCCGATCCATGGCCTCATCACCGGCAAAGCCAACGAATTCGATCGCCGCATCGAAGTCATCAAGGGGCCGCGCTTCGGCATCGTCAACGAAGAGCAGCAGGTGATCCTGCGCGTCTTCGACGACGGCCCTGGCCCGGGCGGCACGGCCGATGTCACGGTGAAGCTGAATGGCGACGAGATCGCCACCCTGCAGGCGACACCCGGGCAGGATACGCCCTTCTCCTTCAAGGTGCCGGGTGGCGGCAGCAATGTGCTCGAATTCTCGGTCGCGGCACTTCCCGGCGAAGTCACCACCGCCAACAACCGCGCCGTCCACGTCATCGACGGCATCCGCCAGAATCTCCGCGTCCTGCTTGTCTCCGGCGAGCCGCATGCCGGCGAGCGCGCCTGGCGCAACCTGCTGAAATCCGATGCCTCGGTCGATCTCGTCCACTTCACCATCTTGCGTCCGCCGGAAAAACAGGACGGCACGCCGATCAACGAGCTGTCGCTGATCGCCTTTCCGACGCGTGAGCTCTTCGTCGACAAGATCAAGGATTTCGACCTGATCATCTTCGATCGCTACCAGCACCGCGGCGTGCTGCCGTTGCTCTATTACGATTACATCGCGCAATATGTCGACAACGGCGGCGCGCTGCTGATCGCCGCCGGTCCCGAGCATGCCGGCCCCGATTCCATTGCGCTGACGCCGCTTTCCACGGTCCTGCCGGCAACGCCCACCGGAGAGATGATCGAAAAGGCCTTCTATCCCCGCCTCTCCGAGGAAGGCCGCAAACATCCCGTCACGCGCGGCCTGGATGGCTCGGGCGAGGACCCGCCGCATTGGGGACGCTGGTTCCGCAGCGTCGATGTCGAGCGGCCGCAGGGCGAGACGATCATGCTCGGCGCCGACAACCACCCGCTGTTGGTGCTGAACCGCGCCGGCCAGGGCCGCGTCGCCATGCTGCTTTCCGATCAGGGCTGGCTCTGGGCGCGCGGCTTCGAAGGCGGCGGTCCGAACGTTTCGCTCTATCGCCGTATCGCCCATTGGCTGATGAAGGAGCCGGCGCTCGAGGAAGAAGCGCTGACGGCGCGCGCCTCCGGCCGGACCCTTGAAGTTACCCGCCAGACGATCGGCGACAATCCCGGCAACGCCACCGTGCGTTATCCCTCCGGCAAGACCGAAACCCTGCCGCTCACCCAGTCCGAACCGGGGCTCTACAAGGCCGAGAAGAGGATGGACGAAATCGGTCTCTTCGAAGTCCGCAACGGCAAGCTGTCGACGCTTGTTCATATCGGCGCCGTCGACGCGCCGGAATTCAAGGCAATGATCTCGACGACCGATGTGCTGCAGCCGGTCGCCGACAGAAGCAAGGGTCTCGTCACCCGCGTCTCCAATGCAAATGGCGCGATCTCGGTCCCGCCGATCCTGCCGGTGCGCGGCCAGGTGCGCGTCTCCGACAACGATCGCATGATGATCCGCATGACCAGCGAGACGGTCTTGAAGGGCATCAACACGCTGCCGCTCTTTGCCGGGTTCGCCGGCGTCGGCATCCTGCTGCTCGCCTTCGGCGCCATGTGGTGGCGCGAAGGGCGGTAATCTCATGCCGGAATTCGAGCTCACCGCTTCGCCCTCGCTAGAGGAACTGGCAGTGATCACCGATGCGCTCTCGGCCTTCAACAACAGCGATGTCGGCCCTTCGGATCGCCAGCCGCTTGCAGTCCTCATCCGCGATACCGACGGCAAGGTGACCGGCGGTCTTTCCGGCTTTACCGCCTGGGGCTGGCTCTTCACCCAGATGCTCTATATTCCCGATACACTGCGCGGCACCGGTATATCAGGCAATATCCTCGCAAAGGCGGAAGAAGAGGCGAAAGCCCGGGGGTGCCGCGGCGCTTGGATCGACACCTTCAACCCGCAGGCTCTGCGCGCCTATCTGCGTCAGGGTTATGAGGTTTTCGGAGAGCTTAAGGATTTCCCGGAAGGCCGCACGCGCAGCTTCCTCCGGAAAAATCTCTAGCGCATCTCCTTTGTGCGTCCGAAAGGACGCACGGCGCTCTAAATCATTCGCGCCAGGCGATCGTACCCTTCAGCAGCGCGTGCACGCCCTCGGCGATCGGAACGACGAGTACACGGCCGGGATCGACCGGGCCTGGAAAAGACAGCGCGTTGTAGGCGACCTTCTCGAAGCCGAGCGGGCCGTAATAGGGCGGGTCGCCGACGAGGATGACGGCTTCCGAGCCCTTGCGTCTTGCTGCCTCCACCGCGATCCGCACCAGTTCCCGGCCAATGCCCTTGTTCTTGTGGGAGGGGCGGACGGCGAGCGGGCCGAGCAGATGGCCCTTCACTGTACCGGCCAGTACCGGCGTCATGCGCACGGAGGCGATCGTCTCACCGTTATCGGTGCAGATGAAGGAGAGCGACAGGTCATGGGGTCCCTGCTCACGGATGCGCGCGGCAGCGCGCGTGAATCGGCCCGGACCGAAGGCTTCTTCGTTGATGTGTTCGATGGCGGCGTCATGAGACGCGTCTTCAGTGAGGTAGACGAGATCGTGCTTGTACATGATGACAGAAACCGGATGGACAGATTGATGGGTCTCGAACACGCCTTGGGCGTTCGGGAGCATCAGCGTCGTCGCGGGTTTCTGGAAATGAACATCAGGCAGGGGTCCGAAAATCGTGAAAAGGCCGATAGCAGGAAAAATTTCCGCCGTCCAACGCAAAATGCACGACGTGACGCACTGTTCAATCTTTACCGCCTGCAAAGCCCTGCCATCTGCGATATCTTCCGTTCCAACACGCAATCAAGGGAATGAAGACCATGGGAATGCTAGTGGACGGCGTCTGGCATGACGCCTGGTACGACACGAAGGAGAGCAAGGGTCATTTCAAGCGGCAGCCCTCGCAGTTCCGCAACTGGGTGACATTAGAGGGTGAGGCCGGTCCTTCCGGCAGCGGCGGCTTTAAGGCCGAAGCCGGGCGTTACCATCTTTATGTCTCGCTCGCCTGCCCCTGGGCGCATCGCACGCTGATCTTCCGCAAGCTGAAGAAGCTCGAAGAGCTGATCTCGGTTTCGGTCGTCGATCCGCTGATGCTCGAGAACGGCTGGGAGTTCAAGGTCGGCGACGGTGCCACCGGCGATCACCTCTTCGGCGCGTCCGCGCTTTGGCAGATCTACGTCAAGGCCGATCCGCACTATTCCGGCCGCGTCACCGTTCCCGTGCTCTGGGACAAGAAGACCGGCACGATCGTCAGCAACGAATCCGCCGAGATCATCCGCATGTTTAACAGTGCCTTCGACGGGCTGACCGGCTCGAAGGCCGATTACTATCCCGAGGACCTTCGCTCCGACATCGATGCGCTGAACGCCACCGTCTACGACACCGTCAACAACGGCGTCTACAAGGCCGGCTTTGCCACCACCCAGCAAGCCTATGAAGAAAACGTCGGCAAGCTGTTCGAAACGCTCGACATGCTCAATGAACACCTCGGCAAGGGCCGCTACCTCTTCGGTAGCAGGCAGACCGAGGCCGACTGGCGCCTGTTCACCACGTTGGTGCGCTTCGACGCCGTCTATGTCGGCCATTTCAAGTGCAACATCCGCCGCATCGCCGACTACCCCAACCTGCCCGACTATCTCCGCGATCTCTACCAGACGGCGGGCGTTTCGGAGACGGTGAACCTGAAGCACATCAAGGAACACTATTACCGCAGCCACAAGACGATCAATCCGACCGGCATCGTTCCCGTCGGCCCGGCGCTCGATCTCGACCGTCCGCACGGTCGTGCTACAGCGCCGCGCGTCCTTTTAGACGCGCAAGGGACGCTGTAGAACTTTGAATTGCTGCATAATTTTATCCCTAAATCGATTCCGATTTAAGAAATTATGCAGTCGCTTGCCGCCGCCTGAGAATTACCAGCGGTGGGCGGGCTCCTGCTCGCCGCGAAGCTCGGCGAGACGGCGATGCGTCGCCTTGGTCGTGCCCTCGGGCAGGCTGTCGAGGGAAAAGAAGCCGCTGTCGGATATCTCCCAGTCCGGCGGCCGCGGCGCCGTCTGCTCGACGATTGCCCGGTAGAAGACGACATGGTCGCGCCTTGTGGTGGTGGTATTGAAATAGACCTGGATCAGCTGCGGCTTGCCGATGATCCTGAGGTTGCCCTCCTCGCGCAATTCCTTGGCAAGCGCTTCCTCGACCGTCTCGTTGCGCTCCAGCCCGCCGCCCGGCATGTGCCAGCCGCCGATATAGCTGTGGCGCACGAGAAAGATGCGTCCGTCTGCATCGAAACAGGCAGCCCGCACGCCCACGGTCATGCTGCGGACGAAACTGAAATAGACATGCAGCAGGCGCAATGCCAGCCTCATGTGAAGGGGCCGGTTCTCTTTATCCACTATCACTCCGTTTCAGCTCTTCATCGCGCCCGATGTGTTTGATTTGTCAATAAGCTGGTCTATGTCTCGTAACATGTTCAAGCTCGCGCATATCTCCGACGTCCACCTCGGGCCGCTGCCCAGTCTTTCCATTCAAGAGCTGTTTTCAAAACGCATAACAGGCTTTGTGAACTGGCATCGAAATCGACGCAAGCACCTTTTCGGCAGCACGTTGGATCTGCTGCTCGACGACATCCGCGCCCACCAGGCCGATCACCTGGCCGTCACCGGCGACCTCGTTAATCTGGCGAGCGGCATTGAGATTCGCGCCGCCGCTGCATGGCTGCGCGCGTTCGGCGACCCTGCGAACACGTCAGTCGTTCCCGGCAATCATGACGCCTATGTACCAGGCGCCTATGAGAAGTCGATGCGCGCGTGGTACGATTATGTCCGCGGCGATCTCGCCCCGCCGCAATGGCAGGACGACCGCCATATCTTCCCCTATCTGCGTGTTCGCGGCAAAGTCGCGATTGTCGGTTGTTCGACGGCGGTCGCCACTCCTCCCTTCGCCGCCTCCGGCTTTTTCGGCGCGCGACAGGCCCGCGATACTGTCAACATGTTGCGCGCGGCTGGGGAAGCCGGGCTCTTCCGCGTTGTCATGATCCATCATCCGCCGATCCGCGGCGCCACGGCCTTCTACAAACGGATGATCGGCATCCGCCGTTTCGCCGCTGTGATTTCGACAGGCGGCGCCGAACTCGTGCTGCACGGCCATACGCACCTGAACACGCTGCATTGGCTGCGCGGCCAGGTGCAGCCGGTGCCGGTCGTCGGCATCGCCTCAGCCTCGCAGGGACCGGGCAGCGTCAAGCCGCCCGCCGCCTACAACCTCTTCTCCATCGACGGCTCTCCCGGCGCCTGGGAGCTCAGTGGCGAACGCTTCAGCCTCAACAGGGCCGGCGACGCGGTGATGCCGGAAAGCACCGATATTTTCGCGCCTTAGCGCCGGCTCCTGACTCTTTTTGTATAGCACTTGAATCGATCTGCGAGGAGATCGGCCCACCGTCGCAACATTTGCCATGGAGGTTGCTTACCCTCTTGGTATTTTTAGTGGTAAGCGTACAATTCGAGCAACTGCATTGCCTGAGAACGGAGCGCGCCGATGACTTCTTCTTTCCGTCACCTGTCCAGACTTTCGCTCGCCGCCGGCTTTGCCTTCGGCATCGCCACGGCCGCTTTCGCGGTCGGCGACAACAATGACGACACCAATCCGCCGCCGAAGACCCAGACGACCAAGACCTGCACCGGCGGCAAGGTCTGGGACAAGGCCAAGAAGGAATGTGTCAACCCGAAGAAGAGCAGCTTCAACGACGACGATCTTTATAAGTTCGCTCGCGAGTTTGCCTATGCCGGCCAGTATGACAACGCCATCACCGTGCTCAATCTCGCTCGCAACCAGAACGACCCGCGCATCCTGAACTATCTCGGCTACGCTAACCGCAAGGCCGGCCGCATGGAGCTCGGCATGTCCTACTACCGCAAGGCGCTGCAGGCGGATGAGAATTATATCCTCGCCCGCTCTTATATGGGCATGGCGCTGGTGGAACAGGGAGATATTCAGGGCGCCCGCGTCCAGCTTGTCGAAATCCGTGATCGCGGCGGCGAAGGCACCTGGGCCTATCGCGCCCTGCTGCAAAGCTTGAACGGCTACAAGACATATTGACGCAAGCTTTGCGGGCCAGAATACGAAAATCCCTTGGGAAAGAGAATTGAAGACGACCGGATGCTTGCGAAGTGCAGGAGACTTGTTTCATAAAGCTCATGCATCGACGGCGTCGATAAAGTCGGTTTCGCGCCCGACGGCGAACCCTTCGTCCGCGAAACCATTGTGAATGCTTCTTGGATAAACAATGCGTCAGCCCGCAACGACCATCGATCTCCGGCGTGATCTCGTCGGCCTCCTGCCCCGCCTTCGCCGCTTCGCGATCACGCTCGCGGGTGAGGTTGCCGTGGCCGATGAACTCGTTCAGGCCGTCTGTCAGCGCGCCATCGCCAAGGGTCATCAATGGAGCGGCGAAGGCCGGCTGGAAAGCTGGATCTACACGCTTGCCCGCCAGCAATGGACCGACGACAACCGCAAACGCAAGCCGAAGGCTTCCGTCCGCGGCAACGTCACCGATATTCGCGAGGCCGCGCGCGAACGTTCGGCAGCGGTCGATCCCGACACCATCCATCACATGATTTCCGATATGCCGGATGGTGTTTCCAGCATGTTCTTGCTCGTCGACGTCGAAGGCCACAGCTACCAGCAGGCGGCCGACATCATGGGTATTCCGGTGGCAAACGTCGTCTCGCAGCTCGCCACCGCAAGGCTGCATTTCGCCGAGCTTGCCGGCACCCACCCGATCCACAGGTTCTGAATTTGCTCGATCTTAGGAAACTGCCGCTCGAAGCCCAGCTCACCGCCCTTCTCGACGGCGAAGTCTCGCCCGAACAGCGGCACGAACTGGAGCAGCGCTTGGCAAGCGACGAGAATGCGCGCCGGCTGCATGAGAAGCTGCGCCACGGCGCCGATTTCGGCCGCCGCCGCCTCGACGATATCCTGAAGGAGCCGGTCCCGCTTGCCCTGGTCCGCTCTATCAAGAGCACACAGCCGCCGAAGACGCCGATCGCCCAGCGCGCCACGCGCCCGCAAGTGAAACTGGCGCCGAGCGGCCCGCAGGCACTGGCCGCCGCCCTCATCCTCTTTGTCGTCGGTTGCGGCATCGGCTATTTCGTCGGCACAGCCCCGGATGCCGACGAGATTGCCACCACGGCTACCACCAATACGGCACCGGTCAATACCAGCGACTGGCTGGGCGACGTCACCGCCTATCAGCGCTTGCTGATCCGCCAGCCCCGTCATCTCGTCGAAGTGCCCGCCTCGCAGGCCGAGGAAATCTCCAGCTGGCTGACGA from Rhizobium leguminosarum bv. trifolii WSM1325 encodes:
- a CDS encoding protein of unknown function DUF1355 (PFAM: protein of unknown function DUF1355~KEGG: rec:RHECIAT_CH0003215 hypothetical protein); this encodes MTFDFSPFLPWSVLAALAVVSAVIAAFAIWRGIRGAWIRTLAALAMLTALANPVLLQEDRDQLSTIVPVLVDRSQSQQTPDRVKMTDDALAALKGQLARFPQIEPRFVDVEGDVNSDVPSTRLFDALSANIADVPPARIGGAIMLTDGEVHDAPAANQALGFDAPIHGLITGKANEFDRRIEVIKGPRFGIVNEEQQVILRVFDDGPGPGGTADVTVKLNGDEIATLQATPGQDTPFSFKVPGGGSNVLEFSVAALPGEVTTANNRAVHVIDGIRQNLRVLLVSGEPHAGERAWRNLLKSDASVDLVHFTILRPPEKQDGTPINELSLIAFPTRELFVDKIKDFDLIIFDRYQHRGVLPLLYYDYIAQYVDNGGALLIAAGPEHAGPDSIALTPLSTVLPATPTGEMIEKAFYPRLSEEGRKHPVTRGLDGSGEDPPHWGRWFRSVDVERPQGETIMLGADNHPLLVLNRAGQGRVAMLLSDQGWLWARGFEGGGPNVSLYRRIAHWLMKEPALEEEALTARASGRTLEVTRQTIGDNPGNATVRYPSGKTETLPLTQSEPGLYKAEKRMDEIGLFEVRNGKLSTLVHIGAVDAPEFKAMISTTDVLQPVADRSKGLVTRVSNANGAISVPPILPVRGQVRVSDNDRMMIRMTSETVLKGINTLPLFAGFAGVGILLLAFGAMWWREGR
- a CDS encoding GCN5-related N-acetyltransferase (PFAM: GCN5-related N-acetyltransferase~KEGG: rec:RHECIAT_CH0003216 putative acetyltransferase protein), producing the protein MPEFELTASPSLEELAVITDALSAFNNSDVGPSDRQPLAVLIRDTDGKVTGGLSGFTAWGWLFTQMLYIPDTLRGTGISGNILAKAEEEAKARGCRGAWIDTFNPQALRAYLRQGYEVFGELKDFPEGRTRSFLRKNL
- a CDS encoding GCN5-related N-acetyltransferase (PFAM: GCN5-related N-acetyltransferase~KEGG: rec:RHECIAT_CH0003217 probable acetyltransferase protein), giving the protein MFETHQSVHPVSVIMYKHDLVYLTEDASHDAAIEHINEEAFGPGRFTRAAARIREQGPHDLSLSFICTDNGETIASVRMTPVLAGTVKGHLLGPLAVRPSHKNKGIGRELVRIAVEAARRKGSEAVILVGDPPYYGPLGFEKVAYNALSFPGPVDPGRVLVVPIAEGVHALLKGTIAWRE
- a CDS encoding Glutathione transferase (KEGG: ret:RHE_CH03061 putative glutathione S-transferase protein), translated to MGMLVDGVWHDAWYDTKESKGHFKRQPSQFRNWVTLEGEAGPSGSGGFKAEAGRYHLYVSLACPWAHRTLIFRKLKKLEELISVSVVDPLMLENGWEFKVGDGATGDHLFGASALWQIYVKADPHYSGRVTVPVLWDKKTGTIVSNESAEIIRMFNSAFDGLTGSKADYYPEDLRSDIDALNATVYDTVNNGVYKAGFATTQQAYEENVGKLFETLDMLNEHLGKGRYLFGSRQTEADWRLFTTLVRFDAVYVGHFKCNIRRIADYPNLPDYLRDLYQTAGVSETVNLKHIKEHYYRSHKTINPTGIVPVGPALDLDRPHGRATAPRVLLDAQGTL
- a CDS encoding NUDIX hydrolase (PFAM: NUDIX hydrolase~KEGG: rec:RHECIAT_CH0003219 putative hydrolase protein, MutT/NUDIX family), which codes for MDKENRPLHMRLALRLLHVYFSFVRSMTVGVRAACFDADGRIFLVRHSYIGGWHMPGGGLERNETVEEALAKELREEGNLRIIGKPQLIQVYFNTTTTRRDHVVFYRAIVEQTAPRPPDWEISDSGFFSLDSLPEGTTKATHRRLAELRGEQEPAHRW
- a CDS encoding metallophosphoesterase (PFAM: metallophosphoesterase~KEGG: rec:RHECIAT_CH0003220 putative phosphoesterase protein); the protein is MFKLAHISDVHLGPLPSLSIQELFSKRITGFVNWHRNRRKHLFGSTLDLLLDDIRAHQADHLAVTGDLVNLASGIEIRAAAAWLRAFGDPANTSVVPGNHDAYVPGAYEKSMRAWYDYVRGDLAPPQWQDDRHIFPYLRVRGKVAIVGCSTAVATPPFAASGFFGARQARDTVNMLRAAGEAGLFRVVMIHHPPIRGATAFYKRMIGIRRFAAVISTGGAELVLHGHTHLNTLHWLRGQVQPVPVVGIASASQGPGSVKPPAAYNLFSIDGSPGAWELSGERFSLNRAGDAVMPESTDIFAP
- a CDS encoding conserved hypothetical protein (KEGG: rec:RHECIAT_CH0003221 hypothetical protein), coding for MTSSFRHLSRLSLAAGFAFGIATAAFAVGDNNDDTNPPPKTQTTKTCTGGKVWDKAKKECVNPKKSSFNDDDLYKFAREFAYAGQYDNAITVLNLARNQNDPRILNYLGYANRKAGRMELGMSYYRKALQADENYILARSYMGMALVEQGDIQGARVQLVEIRDRGGEGTWAYRALLQSLNGYKTY
- a CDS encoding RNA polymerase, sigma-24 subunit, ECF subfamily (TIGRFAM: RNA polymerase sigma factor, sigma-70 family~PFAM: Sigma-70 region 4 type 2; sigma-70 region 2 domain protein~KEGG: rec:RHECIAT_CH0003222 RNA polymerase sigma factor protein (sigma-24)) produces the protein MRQPATTIDLRRDLVGLLPRLRRFAITLAGEVAVADELVQAVCQRAIAKGHQWSGEGRLESWIYTLARQQWTDDNRKRKPKASVRGNVTDIREAARERSAAVDPDTIHHMISDMPDGVSSMFLLVDVEGHSYQQAADIMGIPVANVVSQLATARLHFAELAGTHPIHRF
- a CDS encoding putative transmembrane anti-sigma factor (KEGG: rec:RHECIAT_CH0003223 hypothetical protein) → MLDLRKLPLEAQLTALLDGEVSPEQRHELEQRLASDENARRLHEKLRHGADFGRRRLDDILKEPVPLALVRSIKSTQPPKTPIAQRATRPQVKLAPSGPQALAAALILFVVGCGIGYFVGTAPDADEIATTATTNTAPVNTSDWLGDVTAYQRLLIRQPRHLVEVPASQAEEISSWLTTAIGVPFRVPDLSAEAWTFQGARVILGDSRPVGQLVYSNADGDIISICFRKDAQPPETDDFKETIKDEIGLVTWHNAGTSYVLAGPSAEATLGQLAMEIATAI